In Gadus chalcogrammus isolate NIFS_2021 chromosome 1, NIFS_Gcha_1.0, whole genome shotgun sequence, the sequence TGCTGGGTGGGAGGTCTCACCGAACAGCGGGTGCCGCAGCATGTCATGGTCGTGGGGGAGGTCGTTGAGTAAGGGGTTGGGGACGGGCCCGTTTGGGAACGGGAAGCGGGCCAAGCGGGGCCCGGTTGCCATGGGGTCCAGAGTGTGTGGAGAAGAGCctgaaggtcaaaggtcacaaaCATGAGACCCGAAAATGAAAAGATGCGCTGCATTGCCTCATACCTCAGTTCATGATCACTTCCATCACTTAGGGCTAGCCCCATACGTCATTTACAGTTTTGAATAACTTTTTAAAGGTTTGCCAAATGAAAGAAAAGATAAACTCCTCATTCTCTGCCTGACAACTGTGCATGCTGAGACCATCCACACGTTTTCTCTGCTTCTAGAAAGAACGGCTAAAcgcttttccttttcatttctAGTGTTATTTGAATTAAACAAAAAGCTTGGGTAGGACTGCTGTGTGGACGTCAGTGGCTGTCGGATCCAATGATCCATCTCATTCTGACAGCATGCCTACTTCCACTTATTAAAAAGCTAACAAACATTGTGCATGTTGATCCATTGCCACGGCAGTAGTAGTGGTTATCAGTCTGAATATTTGACCTACCATCAATATTAGGATCagcattttctattttcttactttttttaattataaaacgGATTGGGTTCTGGTCCTTGacaacgtacaccactgactgCATAACCATTCAGTTTAAGTTTTAATGCGCCGCTTATTATACTGTCTAAAGGGACTATATTGCCTTAGGAAAAATGATGATTACTTTTCCATTATATACACACTATGTAGCTATGTGTATTTATTGAAACCTTCCTCAGTAAGCGCTCAGTGGTGGTTTAATACCCAACAGCGCCCCCGGGTGGTGCTTTAAGAGGCCCACCTTGGTTGAGGGGGTCCTgctggtgcaggtggaggtgtgagtggATGTGggagtgctggtggtggtgcggcGTCACGTTGAGCATCTGCAGCCGGGCGGCCGGGTCGCTGGCCACCGACGCCATCCTCTCGGCGTGCAGCCGTTCGGCCGTCAGCCGCTCTGCGTAGCTCAGCTCCGGCCGCAGCTGCTGGTTGGCCATCATCATGCGCTCGCGCTCCAGGTGGTTCAGCCCCGGGTGGAACTGGGCGAAGTGGTGCGGCGGGCCGGCCATGTGCGGCAGCACAAGAGCGCCGTGCCGGGCGAAGTGCTCCATTGGGTTGGCCGAGGGGTGCATGGCCTCCAGCTCCGGGGGCTTCATCTCGTAGCCGGGCTTCATGCGCTCCCGGAGCTCCCGCTCCCGCAGGTTGCGCAGCTCGCGCTCGCGGAGGCCCGGGTCATTGCCGTACAGGCCGGGCATGTGGTAGGCCAGCAGAGGCTCCCCGGGGCTCAGGGACATGAAGAAGGGGTGGTTGCGGTTGGTTGGCGACATGACGTGGGGGCGCGCGTACTCGCTGAGCGTGCGCAGGGCGGGCGTGTCCGGCCCGATGTAGGGGGGCACGGCCGCCACCGTGGTGGGCGGCTGCTCGAAGGAGGAGCGCATGTGGCCGTGGGCGGACATCTGGGCCGACATCTGAGCCGACATCTGAGCCGACATCTGGGCGGACATCTGGGCGGACATCTGGGCGGACATCTGGGCGGACATCTGGGCGGACATCTGGGCTGACATCTGGGCATCGCTCATGCGACTGTCTTGGGATGAGCTGGAGACTCTctgggggggaaaggggggacgGTCATCAATCTACAGTGACATGTGggcatttacattgagggcatacagcagacgcttttaaccaGAGCGAGTTACAACCATTAATGCACTCATTCACActccgacggcggagtcaaccacgcagggcgacagcaaGCTTGTCGGGTTAGGTttaggtgtctcgctcagggacaccatgacactcagctaggaggagccggggatcgtaCCAGCAAGGTTACGTCATCccactccacctcctgagctatatatctatataatatccTTACACGTAATAAGCGTGATCACACTACATGCCTGTTCCGTcatttaaacatttacatttacaagcGTCCCCAATGAAGTACCAGAAAAAACAGAAAAGTGAAACCTTAACTCACCACATTTttgtctgcctccctctctcgctctctctcccggtccttctccctctcccgctcctggCGAGCGCCGAGCTCCGCCTCTCTCCTGGACTTCTCCAtcgtctcctccctcttcttggCCAGCTTTGAGGCGGCCAGCGGTGTGAAGAACAGGTCTGTTCTGGAGCAGGAGTTGCAGCCCCGGTCCCAGTGTTTGATAAACCTGGATGAGagaacacatgttagaagagtTAAGGTCTGCGTTGTTCCTGCTCCATTCCATGTACCCCTGGTGATTTGCCCTATCCACACATACAGTGACGTTCATAGGCCTACTGACGCCGGACTGAGCAGGCCAAGAGACGGCCCAGCAGAGTCTAACAGTCCCCAGAACCCGCTGAGTGACAGGAACTCCCTTATTTCAGGGCCTGTCCAGTTTTTCTAGAAAAATGGAATTTGTTTTGCAAACAAAATAAGCTGTATTGATAGTCATCGGATAGGCCGGAAAGCACCGTTGCGTTAATGTAAACCGTTGTGGATTCTCTCTGTCCTCAGCAGAGTCTTATGATTGGTTCTCTTGCTCCCCATGAACTCTCCCAGTCATGTTTCTGCTTTCACCCAACGACAACACAGGTGTTCCGCAAGTGATCAGGAAATGTTACAAAGTCTTGAGCGGGGCAAATTGCCTGTGCAGATTTCCGACGATTTTAACATCGATCCCTGTTCCTATACATAATTCAGCCCAGGCAGGAAATCTCCTGGAACTTTCAACGGCCTGCATGTGTCACAGAGGCTTTAGTAACCATTTAAATAAGTcatgcttcctcttgttgtcttaacaatcaatacattttataaaagATTAAATATTGCATCATCAATGTTAATATACATAGAAAAAAGGACCTGGATCTAAGAGGGATGCAGTTTGTCACTCTTTgttattacacagctcttctTAATGCTGTAGAATGCTTAGTTCACTCGAATGGGCCTTCCCAATGTTTGGCAGTAATTCTTTTTTGCATAATTGCAAAGCATAATTGACCGCTTTCAAGGAaagtgattttttttgcctCCGATTGACGCCTTTCCAATCACTCCAACCACTTCAAGTGGTCCgttaacttatcaaccccagcgtattcgtttgctaagcgacgtcaacatctCTGTTGAAATAGTTCTCTACTGTtccaacactacgaatggtaacaaataaattgtcaTTTCTTTAGATTTGGCAAAGCAAGACCCCTCCGCTTGGAGTCGGAGTCCGGTctgcgttctatacattacccTGACAGTGGATACGGTACCTGGCAGACTGGCGGTctgcgttctatacattacccTGACAGTGGATACGGTACCTGGCGGTCTGCGTTCTATACATTGTCCTGACATGGTGGATACGGTACCTGGCGGTCTGCGTTCTATACATTGCCCTGACATGGTGGATACGGTACCTGGCGGTctgcgttctatacattacccTGACAGTGGATAGGGTACCTGGCAGACTGGCTGTctgcgttctatacattacccTGACATGGTGGATATGGTACCTGGCAGACTGGCTGGCGTGGCTGGCGATGTTGACGACCGTGGGCTCTGGCGAGGGACTGCTGGCCGGAGGAGGCGGGCTTTCCGCTTCTTCTAGCTCATCCATTGGCTCCTCCTTGATGTGAATATGTGCCCTGTGTGGGCTGCTGGTCGGGGCGCAGGGCCTCAGAGAGTGAGGAGGTAAGGATGGGTTgaggctgggggcggggcccatCTTGTGGCTGGAGGTAGGGCCTGTATTGTGGCTGGGGGCAGGGCCTATTTTGTGGTTGGGGGCAGGGACTATGTTTGGGATGGAGGCGGGGCCTATATTGGGGCTCGCAGCAGGGCCCGTGTTGTTACTGTTGGCGGGGCCCATGTTgtggctgggggcggggccgacgttgtggctgggggcggggccaacgTTGTGGCTGGGGCCAACGTTgtggctgggggcggggcctacgtTGTGGCCAGGGGCGGGGCCTACGTtgtggccggggggggggcctacGTTGTGGCCGGGGGCGGGGTCTACGTTGTGGCCGGGGGAGGGGCCTACGTTgtggccgggggcggggcctacgtTGTGGCCAGGGGCGGGGCCTACGTTgtggctgggggcggggcctacgttgtggctgggggcggggcctacgtTGTGGCTGGGGCCTACGTTgtggctgggggcggggcctacgttgtggctgggggcggggcttacgttgtggctgggggcggggcctactttgtggctgggggcggggcctatgtTGTGGCTGGACTGTGCCATGGCGGAGAgtgtttgggggtgggggttgggcaGATGAGACGAATGGGCGCGGGGGTGGTTCTGAAGGTGGGGGAGAGCAGCCAGCTGGGCGGCTGGGATGCTCTGCATGAgctgcagggggggagggggggccccgggggcatGCTGGTTAGGCAGGGCGTTGAGGGGCTTgagggccgggggcgggggcaggtTGGTGGGCATCTGGGTGAAATGCGTCGCCGACAGGTGGGGCGACTGTCTGAGCGAGGGCGGGATGGGGGTGGTTGGGGGAGGCTTGGCCTGGGGTACGGAGGGAGGGGCCTTCGGGACCAGGGGCTCCCTGGAGAAGTGGGGCGGGGCTTGGCGCGGGGGGCCGTGAGGCGGCGCCTGGGCCACAGGGAGCGGGCCCGGGGCGGGTGGAGCGTGGAGGGGGTCCGGAGCGCCGTGGGGGGGCTGGTGAGCGAGGACATGCGGGGCGGCGGTCTGCGGGCCGCTGGGCTGCGGGGAGGAGTCCGAGTCGCTCTCATTGCCAGGCTGCGGGCTGGGGatgctgggggaggagctgcGGTTGTCCTGGTCGATGTCTTTGGTGTCACTGCCGTCCTCGTTGGCACTGCGGCTGTCggagctctcctcctccacctcaccctccGACCGAGACACCAGCGCCTCCTGCAGGAGCATAGGGCGCGCACTGAGCTGGGCCTGAAGATTACATTCAAGGGCTGACGTCATGAGCCAGGCCCATCATAGTGATGGATAAGCTGATCTGACCCAGTCCACTGGGTTGTACTAGACACGCCCCCTAGTGATGTCACAAGGGCACGGGGAACGGCCGATTACAGCgtttcccccagaaaatgtcttCGTCAAGGTGGTCTAGGAGCGGGGGGTCTCATGGCCCTGCAGGGTTCGTGAGGGTTTCAGTTGATGCCGCCggttcaattccattcaaaaagctttatggcatGACCATTGTTGTAAACAGTAGTaccaatgcattatttatctttattctttatacctgatggaagtatgttttctttccctacaagttttctactttgtttttGCATAATAATCTATAGAAGTAGTAAAGGTGGGGCCCTATTTTTTCAAGGCCTTAATCATACAGTGCTGGAGGAAACACtggattttcaaaacggcttgtaatggctcatcacactcaaacctggtggcatgatatcacccctttaagggGTGGGTACATTGAGCTCAACTTTGGGCACCTGCAGATACCGTGTACTGGTATGAATATGTTGAATAGTTAATGGAATTTACCACAATAATGGTTTTGAATGACACGTAAGAGTTTGTATTTCATTTCTCATTTAATGCACTGATTATTATACCGGTTATTATTATATGGTGAATTAATGGTGAATTAATCTGAGCTCACCACGTGTTGATATGTGTACAATACGACAACTGAATAATAAGCATAGAGAAAGGCAGCAGTCCTCGCCTGGTAACGCAACAGTTTTACAGAAACGGCACGGTTTGAGAAGTGTCCAAAAACCATGCATGAACACGGACACGTTGGCTGCCCTTTTAGAAGATAACATCTACACCAGCCATACAGAACTGTACGGCTGGTGTAGTTAGAGTTAGTTAAAGcataaaggtcccatggcatgctacattatggatgctttaatatagatattagtgggccccaccCACAGCATTTGAatacgttcccgaaattctgccgtggtgcagaattacagccactacgagccagtcgcacattgagctttccccaaatgcgccgtttcTTTGtcagtagctttaatgcaaatgacgaggagagaggcgggtcaaggaagagggtgggggtgtggccctgagcagcttttgGCCACGGtcccatgcgctctgtttacagtggatatatcgcaatggcgaggcgcacacagcctttggccgtgttctgtaagtATTCTAGAcaactccgggtgctccggcgggggTCTTTGAGCtctgtatctaaataatatcacatTATACGTAGATATCAGAAccatttaatatatattatcacggccaaaagctgtgtgcgcctacagacgatattatgaatctcaaacgactgcatcgggttctccaacgtctctggttcttccacgcccacatcaatctgaagtagactgaaccgcccgctgcccgctgcccgctgccgggcggtggtgcttcgcggtgGTGGTGCCTCACGGCAGTGGGCagtggggctccggcgggagacaatcaagggcaacaatccctttctcctccatgtcgcagtgcatgtacttcagggagtcaaagccaaagttcctttcccccaattattTCTCAACCATGGCAGAGATAATCCCGACTACAGTCTCGTTggggaaataccagagacgtcaaagaaccgacgtgttatgtgccatgaaaccaacagcagaacggttatcaaaaataagaaagaagtgtacaacacagGGTTTACTTTCCCgttaatgaccggcgttctatgcaaTATCCCTTACATTTTCCACTGCTTCGGGTTTGCCTTTGTAGGCGCGGGCGAATccgctgtcagtgcgtgtgcatgtatgatatgcgggtttatccaataagtggtagtgtacccgcgcaccattggcatgtatgcacgcttgtctgtgtgtgtgtgtgtgtgtgtgtgaatgagaatgacagggagaaagagtgctacGCGGAGATTaatgaacggaacgatatttagatttaaaaatcgctaaaaaggaagaaaaagcagaatcaatttgttgattctgtggcgctgcgccacacattggtctatgtatgggaaacactgccaTTATTAAAGTGCATAGAGTTATGAGCAATCAGACCATCCATATCATAAATAGAAGCAGTATGATCATATAAAGTAAAGTGTATTGTTGAAGGGCATTAATAAAGTGCATAGATGTCAGAGGTAGTCTGATAGTCCATAGTCCATGTTCAaaaggagaggggggcggggcagggcagAGGCAGTGGCGGGGCCTTTGTGTTGAGTAGTGTTACGGTGCTATGAAAGAAGCAATTTCTGAGCCTGCTGGTTGGACCCCTGAGGCTCCTGTAACGTCGCCCCGATGGTAGTACAGAGAACAGTACGtgactggggtgtgtgtggtccttGATGATGTTGTAAGCACGCCGCAGACACCGTGAGTGATGAAGGTCAGCGATGACAGGGAGTGTTGTGCCAATAATTTTTTGAGCAGTTTTCACCACTCGCTGTAGGGCTTTCCTTTCAGCCATGTATAtgtagatgtatatatatatatatataacttctTACCTGGGTCTTGGGCTTTTTGGCTGTCATTTTGCTGAGCTCATCAGTCTCCTGGGCCACCACCTCCCTTGCTCGCTTGGTGGTCTTTGGTAACAGAACCTCTTCTTTGAGCTTCTGACCGGCGACATGAGGAGGAAACGATCTCAGTTACAAGGAGATGCAAATCCCTACTTACATTATTTAACATTACATCACATAGGGAATTGGGGCGCGATATCTATCTGCTGACCAGCAACACACACCATTCACCGCTAAGAAATTAGAATACGTTTGCTTTTCAGAATGGATGAATGTTTGTGGAGCGAAAAAGGATCaacaatgtctttttttatttttccttcataTTTTCCCGACGTTGGTTTTTCGATACGTTTCCGAGGGTACATTCAAAAAGTTAAAGGAACACTCCACCCACTTGCATTAAGCTTTGCATTGTTAGAAACCAAGTCATACTTTTGAATGGTCATGCAACACTATCTAATTTTCCCCTGAGACGGGAGAAATACGTATTTACCTCTTACACTTCTTTCTGGCAATGACGCAAAAATCGTAATTTTACGTCATTGCCAGAAGGAAATACAATAGGGGGGATTTCTATtgagactacaagcactagtcaCACCCTTTCAAATCCGCCCATAGGGGGTGAGACCTAATGCAATAACAGACCTATCACAGATCTGTGCCAGTGCGTTAGAAAACATGGCCGAAGGTACTGAATATGCAGACGGACACAATATGGAGGATTGGGATTTTGAAGAAGTTATGGTAGAAACAGACGTTTGTGGCTACCTTTATGAGCCACAATATAGCGACGAGCAGCTGAGGGCTATGGAGGAACAGGAGGCGGCTGAAGCTGCCGTCGCTACAGCCGAGGCAGACGACCTGCCTGCCGCAGACGAAGAGCCCACAATGGCTCGAGCTGGGGCGGATTGGTGGTGCCTGTGCTATCACTGTGCGCCAATGGACACAGAACAAGAGTCTGTCCGCTGCCGAGAATTCCAGCGGTGCCAATTTCTTCAGGACGAAATCACAGAATCGGAGGATGACACGGACGTGTGTTGTCGATCACCCGAGTTTCACACCCCAGGCTTTACGCCAAATCTGAACAGTTGGGTATTGGATAAACATTTCCGGACCCAGATAGTGTACTGGAAACGCCAGCCAAAGCTCGCTGTGAGAAACAGACGTCTGAGCATAGagtaagtgtttgtttttttactaaaaCATTGGCTACATAGTTTTGAGTCCCGGGGAACATGACAATGTATTTATCCAAAAGTAGCCGATCTTATTGGCAGATCATAGGCTACGTTACATTAGCTTAAAGTCTGTGTAATTCTGTATAGGCTACTCAAGGCATAATTTatcttgctttgctaatgttgCTCTTCCTTTCTTAGACAGTatcggcttcctgtgttgtccaggccatcagagctaattacccagcaaaagatgggcagtaccgtggcttccaggagacagtagatgctgaagatgagctgtgactattttgactctagcaaacgcacactacacgttttatttttgtaaatagttcatattttttcacGAATAAAACTTTaaattcatgttggttgttgtgatcTGTTTACCAAAccaagtgctgttatactaaagtaggcctactgtataagacAAACACTTATTTAAACTGGGGAGAAAAGGTTGagtacaaatacttgatatgctgagctactgtaattagcagatgtttttatgctgtacagtaatatacaaatgatgcgTTTGAAAAAACGTCTAAAGTCTAGAACTAGTCAACATATCACAGGGATATGTTTGCATAAAGTTTGCTCGTGATAACACTCGCGCTAGGACCATGGGTCCTTCCCCCACCAAACGGAAACAGGCAGGCGGTGCAGCGAgagcaatgcactgtggtagttggaggatgTCTTGCTTTTGAGCCagacactttctgccttttctcaggccAGGTGTACCGATTTCAATtatttttgcacatttataatacatatgATTATTTACTTCATTAACCTTCAAATCTCCatcggtgaagtatccctttaattaGAAGAACGTCTACAGTACTTAGATTTGGCTACTCGCTGATGTTTAATAGTGGAAATGGCATTGTAAAAAGGTACAATTTGAGCGTTACAAATTCCAATATAATCAGAAGATCAACAGCTCTAGATTTGAATCTTTGCTGAAGCCTAAAGCCTCTCACCATGACGATGCGTAACGTATCAGCGACCTAactttttatatttaatattttattccTGATATTTTTACATTGATTATTATGCATTTGTTTAGTTTAGCTACAGTTATTGATCACCTTTTTATtttgattgtttatttaaaatgttctaACTTTTACTGCGTCTTTTTAAAGACGGGGCGTCTGCCTCTGCGCTGCGCTCTGCCTAGAATTACACCTGTGCGGTTTTTCGCCTGTTGGTGATCAGCTGTTCACTTGCCTCACCCAAAAGTCCAGACTTAGGCTTCAAATAGTACAGAATTCTGCTGCCAGGCTCCACACATTACTCCAATTCTTGCATTATTTCACTGGCTGCCAATTTGTCAGATAATTGAGAATTAAAATTGTATTGCTAACTTTTAAAGCGCTCCATGGCCTTTCTCCTAGTTACATCTCAGAAATGCTAGTGCCCTATTGTCCTACTCGCACATTAAGGTCTTCAGGCAAAGGTTTACTAACTATTCCTGAGTCCCAGCTTGCTGCTACAGGGGACAGGTATTTTACTGTGTTAGCCCCAAAGCTTTGGAATGCATTGCCTGAGCAAATAAGGTTAGCTGATTCATTGACATTTTTTAACTCCCTCAttaagactcacttgttcatcCGTGTATTTTTTGTTACATAAttgtaaaaaaaggaaaagaaataaaaagaccTGTGATACAAATGTtcttatacatttatttttgtttagttgttttgctttctttctttttatctgtaaagcactttgtagctctgtttagaaaagcgctgtataaataaacgacattattattattatcattattatcattattattataacactTTGACTAACTTCAGAAGAGAAGCTAGTCAAAAGGAGAttcaataaacaaatgaatCACAATATTTGCTACAATCAGTGTGTTTACATGCAGTCATTATCGGATAAAGAATCAAATAAGACCTCAACCAgacttttaaaatgcatgtaaacacctttACCCAATCTGCTTCGGACCGAAATCAGTACATGAACCGACAAGCGAGATCGGATAAGAACATCTAGATAACTCGATCATAGTCCGGTTTCTACCTGCATGTAAACCCGCGTCGGATTTCGCATTCGGCGCATGCTGGAGATCTTGAGGCCTGGGGCCGTGAGCCGGAAGTAGAAGGTAGTCGTGTTGTTGTCGCCATAGACATAGAAACAATTCTTATTtctttataaataaaaatatttaattatttctttATATGTTTATGGTTGTCGCCGTCAGAAAACGAGAAACAGATTTGTTTAAAAAGGTGacgcagaagatggaggaagccggCGTCATGCCATTACCCcctataagaagtgtatcatcatcaacatgcatccagtacacactacgcttttcacccaaggctgaattaaaagtacatgttttcttaaacgttggtcatcaacaaggctgtaaagtagtaacttcgggcacatctgtcaaaataaacgTTTTTTTCTCCTGACGTGTatacgatctttattcattcattgcgccgcgaCCGAACAGACGGGGctattctctgatattataaattgcgtcaggttctctgactctctggtacttccacaacaaagactcgtatctcggccatggtggcgAAGAAATTGGGGGAATGGAATTtgggctttgactctctgaagtcaagATTGAAAcgctacatggaggagaaagggattgttgccgtatgcgggacagctgtcagttcactttgggtccatgtcatttctccgacgctcggaggagtccgcatacgaccgagaggtaggaacaatggagcgtcggagaaatgacatggacccaAAGTGACCTGACAACTGTCTGCTGAAAACATCTGTCTCGAATGCCACCTGTGTTTGTTGTTATAGAGGTCAACCGGAATTGGCTCTATAACCACTTGTTGAAAGggctacagcgccacctagggtaGCGGATTCAGCCATGCTCCGGCCATTATCCAATCTCTTAAAGGACATGTACGTTCGGATAATTGACACGGTCCGTTCTACTCTCTCCCCAACACCTCTAACTAGTTAAATGTCCTTTCCCTTTTAAAACGTGAAGAACTCTGCAAAAGCCCCaagaagaaagaataaaatatcTAGCCTCATTACAAGCGTCCACAAAAGGCCCGAAAGCAGATCCACATCAGTATAGGGGACAGGGtgtgagagtcagggtttatgGACGGAGGTTTCCCCACCTTGTTTGGCCTCTTGGTGGAGTCGCTCTTGCTGTCGGTGGAAGAGGTCCTGGAGGCGTTGGAAACTGAGCTGGCCCCGCTGGGAGAGGGCTGGCTGCTGGACTGCTGCTCCTCGCTGGTAGGAGAGCCGGTCAATCTCCTGTGACCGCTCCTCAGAGACGACAGCTGGATCCAAGATGAAACATTTGAACGGTCATTTGTCAACTAATTAGTCATTAGTTGACCTGATATCTGAACTAGGGCTTCAAA encodes:
- the rereb gene encoding arginine-glutamic acid dipeptide repeats protein — protein: MDDLFSPRRSLNSTQGEIRVGPSHQAKLPELQPRSAPSLQTQTESEELVWTPGVNDCDLLMYLRAARSMAAFAGMCDGGSTEDGCLAASRDDTTLNALNMLHASHYDAAKALQHLVKKPVPKLIEKCWSEDDVKRFIKGLRLYGKNFFRIRKELLPSKKTGELITFYYHWKKTPEASGTRAYRQHRRQPSSRKAKTRSATAPVSTPSRSHSLDMSSASEDDMESEDSEQDLKRSTCSHCGTTASKDWHPAGGRVSTVLCATCHVYFNKHGRLPAAQKPADPPFMFKPVKEEDEDSSGKHGMRTRRSRAALSSLRSGHRRLTGSPTSEEQQSSSQPSPSGASSVSNASRTSSTDSKSDSTKRPNKKLKEEVLLPKTTKRAREVVAQETDELSKMTAKKPKTQEALVSRSEGEVEEESSDSRSANEDGSDTKDIDQDNRSSSPSIPSPQPGNESDSDSSPQPSGPQTAAPHVLAHQPPHGAPDPLHAPPAPGPLPVAQAPPHGPPRQAPPHFSREPLVPKAPPSVPQAKPPPTTPIPPSLRQSPHLSATHFTQMPTNLPPPPALKPLNALPNQHAPGAPPPPLQLMQSIPAAQLAALPHLQNHPRAHSSHLPNPHPQTLSAMAHHNVGPSHNVGPAPSHNVGPAPSHNVGPAPGHNVGPAPGHNVGPSPGHNVDPAPGHNVGPPPGHNVGPAPGHNVGPAPSHNVGPSHNVGPAPSHNVGPAPSHNMGPANSNNTGPAASPNIGPASIPNIVPAPNHKIGPAPSHNTGPTSSHKMGPAPSLNPSLPPHSLRPCAPTSSPHRAHIHIKEEPMDELEEAESPPPPASSPSPEPTVVNIASHASQSARFIKHWDRGCNSCSRTDLFFTPLAASKLAKKREETMEKSRREAELGARQEREREKDREREREREADKNVRVSSSSQDSRMSDAQMSAQMSAQMSAQMSAQMSAQMSAQMSAQMSAQMSAQMSAHGHMRSSFEQPPTTVAAVPPYIGPDTPALRTLSEYARPHVMSPTNRNHPFFMSLSPGEPLLAYHMPGLYGNDPGLRERELRNLRERELRERMKPGYEMKPPELEAMHPSANPMEHFARHGALVLPHMAGPPHHFAQFHPGLNHLERERMMMANQQLRPELSYAERLTAERLHAERMASVASDPAARLQMLNVTPHHHQHSHIHSHLHLHQQDPLNQGSSPHTLDPMATGPRLARFPFPNGPVPNPLLNDLPHDHDMLRHPLFGVAYPREMQGQMPQMSAAHQLQAMHAQSAELQRMALEQQWLHGHHHLHGGGPLPGQEDYYSRLKKEGDKPS